From the Methanosarcinales archaeon genome, one window contains:
- a CDS encoding MarR family transcriptional regulator: MNNIKVTQNNITRILDVFDQISKFCATEKDLSYGFNLSKPEILALESIYQKNELIMSQLAKNLDIGFSTATKIIDRLLDKNLVIRESDPGDRRIVKVVLTKKGNQFVILHRNHKKEIFEKILSILTLDEQENFITIMEKIAKTGESELKL; this comes from the coding sequence GTGAATAATATCAAAGTTACACAGAATAACATTACACGCATATTAGATGTATTTGATCAGATCAGTAAATTCTGTGCGACAGAGAAAGATCTGTCTTATGGTTTTAATCTGAGTAAACCTGAGATTCTTGCGCTGGAATCCATCTATCAAAAAAATGAATTAATTATGAGCCAGTTGGCAAAGAATCTGGATATCGGGTTTAGTACTGCTACCAAAATTATTGATAGATTGCTGGATAAAAATCTTGTAATAAGAGAAAGTGATCCTGGTGATAGACGTATTGTAAAAGTAGTATTAACAAAAAAAGGAAACCAATTCGTGATACTTCACCGAAATCATAAGAAAGAAATTTTCGAAAAAATATTAAGTATTCTTACCCTTGATGAACAGGAGAATTTTATTACTATCATGGAAAAAATCGCAAAGACAGGGGAAAGTGAATTGAAACTTTGA
- a CDS encoding RND family transporter, with amino-acid sequence MKNIFKKIGLFIENNPLPIILLAFLLIIVSVQGAQQIEMGSGTETFVEKNSKLYQDYDHLYLRIFSTQSIAVLVEGTDIKKPEVIKSIDLLEQQTLNIPGVIGTTSAASVIKNINFQMTGRQIIPDTKNEITSIVSNNTSEFGMLIPDESHTLLFIEMAGDLSDQELIEILRETENSVKLSDFPPGYSVIVTGDPAFMVAMNDEMNSSMAPLLMISVLLMAVVLYLVFRHVRWKILPLPIVLLGIIYTFGAMGFLKIPLSMVSMSAFPVLIGLGIDYAIQFHNRIEEELEKGENEAEAVIETIKHTGPAVLVAVTITSLGFISLSISSVPMIQDFGKLLLIGVIMCFLSSLFVGVTVIYGLDKLVKKNNNKNNKGNKSADNKKSVKNSNNSSNSIELFLERITTLTIKHPGIILSIAVLFSLSGFYVDSFVPIQTDVQTFVPQDMPALVDLMHLGSIIGGTDTLNLIIKVDDSANPEILKWIDEFSAHEVERRGRIYSASSIVPILKSINGGNIPDNNDDVERLYQQIPEMQKDRFIHGKNTMLLNLEIGNAINDIGLVGVQELNGIIQDDIAWMPPPPGTEVTITGHSVAFSTVISALTTGRIAMTLLGLVMVFGGLLVIYRDYVKALTPVITMFMVIGWSGGIMYFSGLEYTPMTATLGALILGVGSEYAVLMMERYFEEKEKGAHPVDAMREASSKIGKAIIASGLTTIFGFSALMASPFSMNRNFGIVTVIDVALALFATFVVFPIVLVLLDKRRENKKTFNLESHKNAKFMEVNVQ; translated from the coding sequence ATAAAAAATATCTTTAAGAAAATAGGACTTTTTATCGAAAATAATCCTTTACCTATTATCCTATTAGCATTTCTGCTCATTATCGTATCAGTTCAGGGTGCTCAGCAGATCGAGATGGGATCTGGTACTGAAACATTTGTAGAAAAGAATTCAAAATTGTATCAGGATTATGACCACTTATATCTAAGGATATTCAGCACACAATCAATTGCAGTACTGGTAGAAGGAACTGATATTAAAAAACCTGAAGTAATAAAATCAATTGATCTACTGGAACAGCAGACCTTAAACATACCTGGTGTGATTGGAACAACCAGTGCAGCGTCTGTAATCAAGAATATCAACTTTCAAATGACAGGACGGCAGATAATTCCTGACACAAAAAATGAAATAACATCAATAGTTTCGAATAATACGTCTGAATTTGGAATGCTCATACCAGATGAATCACACACATTATTATTTATTGAGATGGCTGGAGATTTATCAGATCAAGAACTGATAGAAATTCTCCGTGAAACTGAAAATTCAGTTAAACTTTCAGATTTTCCACCTGGTTATTCAGTTATTGTGACAGGTGATCCAGCATTTATGGTCGCAATGAATGATGAAATGAATTCCAGTATGGCACCTCTTTTAATGATATCAGTTCTGCTGATGGCTGTAGTCCTTTATCTGGTGTTCAGGCATGTTAGATGGAAAATCCTGCCCTTACCGATTGTACTGCTTGGGATCATTTATACATTCGGTGCCATGGGTTTTTTGAAAATCCCACTCAGTATGGTTTCCATGTCTGCATTCCCCGTCTTAATAGGATTGGGGATAGATTATGCAATTCAGTTTCATAACAGGATAGAGGAGGAGCTTGAAAAAGGTGAGAATGAAGCAGAAGCTGTTATTGAGACAATTAAGCATACGGGTCCTGCAGTTCTTGTTGCTGTTACCATCACATCGCTGGGTTTCATTTCTCTATCTATTTCTTCAGTCCCAATGATCCAGGATTTTGGAAAATTACTGCTTATTGGAGTAATAATGTGTTTCCTGTCTTCCCTGTTTGTTGGAGTAACAGTGATATATGGTCTTGATAAACTTGTTAAGAAAAATAATAATAAAAATAATAAAGGGAACAAATCTGCTGATAATAAAAAATCAGTAAAGAACTCCAATAATAGCTCAAATTCAATAGAACTGTTTTTGGAGAGAATTACAACTTTAACAATTAAACACCCGGGAATTATACTCAGTATTGCCGTGCTTTTCTCACTCTCGGGATTTTATGTGGATTCTTTTGTGCCGATCCAGACCGATGTACAAACATTCGTACCACAGGATATGCCGGCACTGGTCGATCTGATGCATTTAGGCAGTATAATTGGTGGAACTGATACACTGAATCTTATTATAAAGGTTGATGATTCAGCAAATCCGGAAATACTTAAATGGATCGATGAATTCAGTGCCCATGAAGTCGAGAGAAGAGGACGCATCTATAGTGCATCCAGCATAGTACCGATATTAAAATCGATTAACGGGGGAAACATTCCCGACAACAATGATGATGTAGAACGATTATACCAGCAGATACCAGAAATGCAAAAAGACAGGTTCATCCATGGAAAAAATACAATGCTGCTTAATCTTGAAATCGGAAATGCCATTAACGATATTGGTCTCGTAGGAGTACAGGAATTAAACGGCATTATTCAGGATGATATTGCATGGATGCCCCCTCCTCCAGGCACTGAAGTTACAATTACAGGGCATTCTGTAGCCTTTTCAACAGTAATCAGCGCATTAACAACAGGTAGGATTGCAATGACTCTCCTGGGGCTTGTGATGGTATTTGGAGGGCTGTTAGTTATTTACCGGGATTATGTCAAAGCTCTTACTCCTGTTATTACCATGTTCATGGTAATCGGCTGGTCAGGAGGAATTATGTACTTTTCCGGATTGGAATATACTCCTATGACTGCAACTCTGGGCGCATTAATCCTGGGAGTCGGGTCAGAATATGCGGTATTGATGATGGAGCGTTATTTTGAAGAAAAAGAGAAAGGTGCCCATCCTGTAGATGCAATGCGTGAAGCAAGTTCGAAGATAGGAAAGGCAATAATTGCATCTGGTCTTACTACAATTTTCGGGTTTTCAGCTTTGATGGCTTCACCATTTTCTATGAATCGAAATTTCGGTATTGTAACTGTCATTGATGTTGCGCTGGCACTGTTTGCCACCTTCGTTGTTTTCCCCATAGTCTTGGTACTGCTTGATAAAAGGCGTGAGAATAAAAAAACCTTTAATCTTGAAAGCCACAAAAATGCGAAATTTATGGAAGTGAATGTTCAATGA